The following coding sequences are from one Comamonas koreensis window:
- a CDS encoding high-affinity branched-chain amino acid ABC transporter permease LivM, producing MMVKANIKNAIISAVLAALVVVPIFGLHLERKGGQNYIEPHWNLVIWGFVIVLVLQLVKPMLGKHMARVQAPRLPEVSARMRMTLMWLVIVAAIAWPFFSGRNAVDIATLALIYVMLGLGLNIVVGFAGLLDLGFVGFYAVGAYTYALLFHWAGWSFWEALPLSGAAAALFGFLLGFPVLRLRGDYLAIVTLGFGEIIRLLLVNLVDFTGGPDGISSIPKPTFLGFELTRSASQEGAQTLQQFLGIEFNTMHMVVFLYLLALGLALVTLWISNRLIRMPIGRAWEALREDEVACRSLGMNPTKIKLSAFTLGAMFAGFGGAFFAARQGIVSPESFSFIESALILAIVVLGGMGSQIGVVVAAILITVLPELAREFSEYRMLIFGLVMILMMVWRPQGLFPMKRHHEELKQ from the coding sequence CTGATGGTGAAAGCGAACATCAAGAACGCCATCATCTCGGCCGTGCTGGCCGCTTTGGTGGTGGTCCCCATCTTTGGCCTGCACCTGGAGCGCAAGGGCGGCCAGAACTACATTGAGCCGCACTGGAACCTGGTGATCTGGGGCTTTGTCATCGTGCTGGTGCTGCAGCTGGTCAAGCCGATGCTGGGCAAGCATATGGCACGGGTGCAGGCGCCGCGACTGCCCGAGGTCAGCGCCCGCATGCGCATGACGCTCATGTGGCTGGTGATTGTGGCGGCCATTGCCTGGCCGTTTTTCAGCGGCCGCAACGCGGTCGATATTGCCACCTTGGCCTTGATCTATGTGATGCTGGGCCTGGGCCTGAACATCGTCGTGGGCTTTGCCGGTCTGCTCGATCTGGGCTTTGTCGGCTTTTATGCGGTGGGCGCCTATACCTATGCCTTGCTGTTCCACTGGGCCGGCTGGTCGTTCTGGGAAGCGCTGCCGCTGTCCGGCGCAGCCGCTGCCCTGTTCGGCTTCTTGCTGGGATTTCCGGTGCTGCGCCTGCGCGGCGATTACCTGGCGATCGTGACCCTGGGCTTTGGCGAAATCATCCGCCTGCTGCTGGTCAACCTGGTGGACTTCACCGGCGGGCCGGACGGCATCTCGAGCATTCCCAAGCCCACCTTCCTGGGCTTTGAGCTGACCCGTTCGGCCTCGCAAGAGGGTGCGCAGACCCTGCAGCAGTTCCTGGGCATCGAGTTCAACACCATGCACATGGTGGTGTTCCTCTACCTGTTGGCGCTGGGCCTGGCCTTGGTCACCTTGTGGATCAGCAACCGTTTGATCCGCATGCCCATTGGCCGTGCCTGGGAAGCGCTGCGTGAAGACGAAGTCGCCTGCCGCTCACTGGGCATGAACCCCACGAAGATCAAGCTCTCGGCCTTCACCTTGGGCGCCATGTTTGCCGGTTTTGGCGGCGCATTCTTTGCCGCGCGCCAGGGCATTGTCAGCCCCGAGTCGTTCAGCTTTATCGAGTCGGCCCTGATCCTGGCCATCGTGGTGCTGGGCGGCATGGGCTCGCAAATCGGCGTTGTCGTGGCCGCGATCCTGATCACGGTGCTGCCTGAGCTGGCACGCGAGTTCTCGGAATACCGCATGCTGATTTTCGGCCTGGTGATGATCTTGATGATGGTCTGGCGTCCGCAGGGCTTGTTCCCGATGAAGCGCCACCATGAAGAGTTGAAGCAATGA
- the livG gene encoding high-affinity branched-chain amino acid ABC transporter ATP-binding protein LivG → MSQSILKVDGLCMRFGGLLAVDQVALDVKPQEVFAIIGPNGAGKTTVFNCISGFYKPTAGTVSLGGQSIAGLASHEVANHGVVRTFQNVRLFKGMTVLENLLVAQHQQIKRHLLSGLFKTKAYRAAEEHAKEQAAHWLDVMGLRAFTNREAGNLAYGHQRRLEIARCMITKPKLLMLDEPAAGLNPQEKVELQHLIDRLRREYGVTVLLIEHDMSLVMGVSERILVMEYGKPIALGVPEVIRNDERVIKAYLGES, encoded by the coding sequence ATGAGTCAAAGCATACTGAAGGTCGACGGCCTGTGCATGCGCTTTGGCGGCTTGCTCGCGGTCGACCAGGTCGCGCTCGATGTCAAGCCGCAGGAGGTGTTCGCCATCATTGGCCCCAATGGTGCGGGCAAGACCACCGTGTTCAACTGCATCAGCGGTTTCTACAAGCCCACGGCCGGTACCGTGTCGCTGGGCGGGCAGTCGATTGCCGGCCTTGCCAGCCATGAGGTGGCCAACCACGGCGTGGTGCGTACCTTCCAGAACGTGCGCCTGTTCAAGGGCATGACCGTGCTGGAGAACCTGCTGGTGGCCCAGCATCAGCAGATCAAGCGCCACCTGCTCTCGGGCCTGTTCAAGACTAAGGCCTACCGCGCGGCCGAAGAGCACGCCAAGGAGCAAGCGGCCCACTGGCTGGATGTGATGGGCCTGCGCGCCTTCACCAACCGCGAGGCGGGCAACCTGGCCTATGGCCACCAGCGCCGGCTGGAGATTGCGCGCTGCATGATCACCAAGCCCAAGCTGCTGATGCTCGACGAGCCTGCAGCGGGCCTGAACCCGCAAGAGAAGGTGGAGCTGCAGCACCTCATCGACCGCTTGCGCCGCGAGTACGGCGTGACGGTGCTGCTGATCGAGCATGACATGAGCCTGGTGATGGGGGTGTCCGAGCGCATCCTGGTGATGGAGTATGGCAAGCCGATTGCATTGGGTGTGCCGGAGGTCATTCGCAATGACGAACGCGTGATCAAGGCATACCTGGGAGAGTCCTGA
- a CDS encoding ABC transporter ATP-binding protein, translating into MLEIKNISTHYGAICAVNDVSLHVNEGEIVSLIGSNGAGKTTLLMSVCGNPCATTGSIKFEGEELVGQSSHLIMRKGIAISPEGRRVFKDLTVMENLQMGAFFLNKQEIAHGIDYVYGLFPRLKERAEQRAGTMSGGEQQMLAIGRALMSKPRLLLLDEPTLGLAPLIIAQIFEIIKAVREQGVTVFLVEQNANQALQIADRGYVLETGKVTLEDSGVNLLRNQDIRKAYLGG; encoded by the coding sequence ATGTTGGAAATCAAGAATATCAGCACGCATTACGGTGCGATTTGTGCAGTCAACGATGTGAGCCTGCATGTCAATGAGGGGGAGATCGTCTCGCTGATCGGCAGCAATGGCGCTGGCAAGACCACGTTGCTGATGAGCGTCTGCGGCAATCCCTGCGCCACCACGGGCTCGATCAAGTTCGAGGGTGAAGAGCTGGTGGGGCAGTCCTCGCACCTGATCATGCGCAAGGGCATTGCGATCTCGCCCGAAGGCCGGCGCGTCTTCAAGGACCTCACGGTCATGGAGAACCTGCAGATGGGCGCGTTCTTCTTGAACAAGCAGGAGATTGCGCACGGCATTGACTATGTCTACGGGCTCTTTCCCCGCCTCAAGGAGCGTGCCGAGCAGCGCGCCGGCACCATGTCGGGCGGCGAGCAGCAGATGCTGGCCATTGGACGGGCGCTGATGAGCAAGCCGCGCCTGCTGCTGCTCGATGAACCCACCTTGGGCCTGGCGCCGCTGATCATTGCGCAGATCTTCGAGATCATCAAGGCCGTGCGTGAGCAGGGCGTGACCGTGTTCCTGGTCGAGCAAAACGCCAACCAGGCGCTGCAGATCGCCGACCGGGGCTATGTGCTGGAGACCGGCAAGGTCACGCTGGAAGACAGCGGGGTCAACCTGCTGCGCAACCAGGACATCCGCAAGGCCTACCTGGGCGGCTGA
- a CDS encoding TIGR00730 family Rossman fold protein: MDANTQLDEQVMAHDWNLFGADIPAEQAAKRDSYRLAFADPEFLSRRETRSIRFQLEMLKPDLELTAQGINNTVVVFGSARFVAPEEAELLLAAAQAQGDAQAIAVAQRAMATSRYYDAARRFARLVAKFSETQKLEDRLYICTGGGPGIMEAANRGASEEHAPNVGMNITLPHEQSGNRYITPALCFKFHYFALRKMHLMMRARALVVFPGGFGTMDELFEVLTLVQTHKAKGVPIVLFGVDYWSRMLNFDVMIEYGTISPENVKLFHITDDVHEACRIIQAYYQR; encoded by the coding sequence ATGGACGCCAACACCCAACTCGACGAACAAGTCATGGCGCATGACTGGAACCTGTTCGGTGCCGACATACCTGCAGAGCAGGCGGCCAAGCGCGACTCTTACCGCCTGGCTTTTGCAGACCCCGAGTTTCTGAGCCGCCGCGAGACCCGCTCGATCCGCTTTCAACTCGAGATGCTCAAGCCCGACCTGGAGCTGACCGCCCAAGGCATCAACAACACCGTCGTGGTGTTTGGCAGCGCGCGCTTTGTGGCGCCTGAAGAGGCTGAGCTGCTGCTGGCGGCCGCCCAGGCCCAGGGCGATGCGCAAGCGATTGCCGTGGCGCAGCGCGCCATGGCCACCAGCCGCTACTACGACGCCGCACGCCGCTTTGCACGCCTGGTGGCCAAGTTCAGCGAAACCCAGAAGCTCGAAGACCGCCTCTACATCTGCACTGGCGGCGGCCCCGGCATCATGGAAGCGGCCAACCGGGGCGCCTCCGAGGAGCACGCACCCAATGTCGGCATGAACATCACCTTGCCCCATGAGCAGTCGGGCAACCGCTACATCACGCCGGCGCTGTGCTTCAAGTTCCACTACTTTGCGCTGCGCAAGATGCACCTGATGATGCGCGCGCGGGCCCTGGTGGTGTTTCCCGGCGGCTTTGGCACGATGGATGAGCTGTTCGAAGTGCTCACCCTGGTGCAGACCCACAAGGCCAAGGGTGTGCCCATTGTGCTGTTTGGCGTGGACTACTGGTCGCGCATGCTGAACTTCGATGTGATGATCGAGTACGGAACCATCTCGCCCGAGAACGTCAAGCTCTTCCACATCACCGACGATGTGCATGAGGCCTGCCGCATCATCCAGGCCTACTACCAGCGCTAA
- the crcB gene encoding fluoride efflux transporter CrcB produces MWNVLGISIGACLGALARWQLGRWLNQPHALLPWGTLAANLGGGYAIGLLVALFQNAPGIDPVWRLVLITGFLGALTTFSSFSAETVSMLQAQRYGLALLQCSLHLLGSLALTALGLATGQALWGGR; encoded by the coding sequence ATGTGGAATGTTCTTGGCATATCGATTGGCGCCTGCCTGGGCGCGCTGGCACGCTGGCAACTGGGCCGCTGGCTCAACCAGCCCCATGCCTTGCTGCCCTGGGGCACCTTGGCGGCCAACCTGGGGGGCGGCTACGCCATTGGCCTGCTGGTGGCGCTGTTCCAAAACGCACCGGGCATCGACCCGGTCTGGCGCCTGGTGCTGATCACCGGTTTTCTGGGCGCCCTCACCACCTTTTCCAGCTTCTCTGCCGAGACGGTATCGATGCTGCAGGCCCAGCGCTACGGCCTGGCGCTGTTGCAATGCAGCCTGCACCTGCTGGGCTCGCTGGCGTTGACGGCCCTGGGCCTGGCGACCGGCCAGGCGCTGTGGGGTGGGCGCTAA
- a CDS encoding peptidase M14, translating into MTLLLSHTLNRTLSQWMAERLAHPQPELAWQLWCFEGVDARRAAEQQLAKHGIRARIRSAYKPMVHAVLEDLDTTGLQSLQLHYPLHADAAPNRFMLEAYPLAAMLPHGVDLQMAAGQHNSNYTLALRYQDGRTQSLQVFAPNRAFQSAHGSSGITPCGWQQAHDAQGRTVHDAALLTDYEAAYSQAMQAIEHHAWPKTEPFFGRLHIAMQLPGFEQAIAGTGETMSTPEAMHEDLYFSLLEHFQKLSGRAAGDRRLQPGQIVPDIQIAAQSHPLELTTVGLQIRALALSEPLPEVEEGLPTATYSPHSFAQADAAAAQLQRAPSLTQMDALVQPLFDAYGSACQGQSVQGRRIAATYKKGSEHPVVLSGGQHANEISGVTGALRGALALAQQADSHFAYIPVENPDGYDLHQWYCRYAPEQMHHAARYTALGDDLAYRDHAPWYEGALRRDAIAASGAQLHLSLHGYPAHEWTRPLSGYVPQGFDLWTIPKGFFLILRYQEEWQPQAEALAERVAQALLQVAGLPEYNRRQLALYQSHSGRQPFELRHGTPCTMQVDNNSLTPVSLITEFPDQTVVGDALVFAHTVQRAAVLAAYAAWQDIVQTR; encoded by the coding sequence ATGACGCTTCTGCTCTCCCACACCCTCAACCGCACGCTCAGCCAATGGATGGCTGAGCGCTTGGCCCATCCGCAGCCCGAGCTGGCATGGCAGCTCTGGTGTTTTGAAGGCGTTGATGCACGCCGGGCGGCTGAGCAGCAACTGGCCAAGCACGGCATCCGCGCCCGCATTCGCAGTGCCTACAAGCCGATGGTACATGCGGTGCTGGAAGACCTAGACACCACCGGGCTGCAAAGCCTGCAGCTGCACTATCCGCTGCATGCGGATGCGGCGCCCAACCGTTTTATGCTGGAGGCCTACCCGCTGGCCGCCATGCTGCCACACGGTGTCGATCTGCAGATGGCCGCCGGCCAGCACAACAGCAACTACACCCTGGCGCTGCGCTACCAGGATGGGCGCACACAAAGCCTGCAGGTGTTCGCGCCCAACCGGGCTTTCCAATCAGCGCACGGCAGCAGCGGCATCACCCCCTGCGGCTGGCAGCAGGCGCATGACGCCCAAGGCCGCACCGTGCACGATGCCGCCCTGCTCACGGACTACGAGGCAGCCTATAGCCAGGCCATGCAGGCCATTGAGCACCATGCCTGGCCCAAGACCGAGCCCTTCTTTGGCCGTCTGCATATCGCCATGCAACTGCCCGGATTTGAACAAGCGATTGCCGGCACCGGCGAGACCATGAGCACGCCCGAAGCCATGCACGAGGACCTGTATTTCTCGCTGCTGGAACATTTTCAAAAGCTGTCCGGGCGCGCAGCCGGTGACCGCCGCCTGCAACCGGGCCAGATCGTGCCGGACATCCAGATCGCCGCACAGTCCCATCCGCTGGAGCTGACAACGGTCGGCTTGCAGATCCGCGCACTCGCGCTGAGCGAGCCCCTGCCCGAGGTGGAAGAAGGCCTGCCAACCGCTACCTATAGCCCCCACAGCTTTGCCCAGGCCGATGCGGCCGCAGCGCAGCTGCAGCGCGCGCCGAGCCTCACCCAGATGGATGCGCTGGTCCAGCCGCTGTTTGATGCCTATGGCAGCGCCTGCCAGGGCCAGAGCGTGCAGGGCCGCCGCATAGCCGCCACCTACAAAAAGGGCAGCGAGCATCCGGTGGTGCTGAGTGGCGGCCAGCATGCCAATGAGATATCAGGTGTGACAGGCGCCTTGCGCGGCGCGCTGGCACTGGCGCAGCAGGCGGACAGCCACTTTGCCTACATCCCCGTCGAGAACCCCGACGGCTATGACCTGCACCAGTGGTACTGCCGTTACGCCCCCGAGCAGATGCACCATGCAGCACGCTATACCGCGCTGGGCGATGACCTGGCCTACCGCGACCATGCCCCCTGGTACGAAGGCGCACTGCGCCGTGATGCGATTGCCGCCAGCGGCGCGCAGCTGCACCTGAGCCTGCATGGCTATCCCGCCCATGAATGGACGCGCCCCTTGTCCGGCTATGTGCCCCAGGGCTTTGACCTCTGGACCATTCCGAAGGGCTTTTTCCTGATTCTGCGCTACCAGGAAGAGTGGCAGCCGCAGGCCGAAGCGCTGGCCGAGCGGGTGGCGCAGGCCCTGCTGCAGGTGGCGGGCTTGCCGGAGTACAACCGCCGCCAATTGGCGCTGTACCAAAGCCATTCCGGCCGCCAGCCGTTTGAGCTGCGGCATGGCACACCCTGCACGATGCAGGTCGACAACAACAGCCTGACCCCCGTGAGCCTGATCACCGAGTTCCCGGACCAGACGGTGGTGGGCGATGCGCTGGTCTTTGCGCATACTGTGCAACGCGCTGCGGTGCTGGCCGCCTATGCCGCCTGGCAGGACATTGTGCAAACGCGCTGA
- the mnhG gene encoding monovalent cation/H(+) antiporter subunit G, with protein sequence MTEIDLPIWVQIVVSVLVLAGCLITLIGALSLFRLPSYYERVHTPSIIACAGCWLIVWSSVLFFSLQSHKPSFHTLLIAVLLSVAVPITNIFLMRAALFRDRRMGKDVPPSLSRIVSANPEGNDA encoded by the coding sequence ATGACGGAAATCGACCTGCCCATCTGGGTGCAGATTGTGGTGTCGGTGCTGGTGCTCGCGGGCTGCTTGATCACCTTGATCGGCGCGCTCAGCCTGTTTCGCCTGCCCAGCTACTACGAACGCGTCCACACGCCGTCCATCATCGCCTGCGCCGGCTGCTGGCTGATTGTCTGGAGCTCGGTCCTCTTCTTCAGCCTGCAGTCGCACAAACCCAGCTTTCACACCTTGCTGATCGCTGTGCTGCTGTCCGTGGCCGTACCCATCACCAATATCTTTTTGATGCGTGCGGCGCTGTTCCGCGACCGGCGCATGGGCAAGGATGTGCCGCCTAGCCTGAGCCGCATCGTGTCGGCCAACCCGGAAGGCAACGACGCCTGA
- a CDS encoding K+/H+ antiporter subunit F has protein sequence MNNILAWTMPAALFILLLAMLFAMIRLLKGPQAQDRVLALDCMYLIGMLAMLVLGIHYASVNYFEAALLIALFGFVSSTAMAKFLLRGEVIE, from the coding sequence ATGAACAACATTCTTGCCTGGACGATGCCGGCGGCCCTGTTCATCCTGCTGCTGGCCATGCTGTTTGCGATGATCCGGCTGCTCAAGGGCCCGCAGGCCCAGGACCGTGTGCTGGCCCTGGACTGCATGTACCTGATCGGCATGCTCGCGATGCTGGTGCTGGGCATCCACTATGCGTCGGTCAATTACTTTGAGGCCGCCCTGCTCATCGCGCTGTTTGGCTTTGTCAGCTCGACGGCCATGGCCAAGTTCCTCCTGCGCGGGGAGGTGATCGAATGA
- a CDS encoding Na+/H+ antiporter subunit E has product MKRLFPAPLLSVLLCLVWLLLNRSISPGQIILGVLFGLLIPVLTQGLRPRSVSIKKPWTIIRLGFRVAADSLQSNRAVLRLLLMPGTRKKPAGFVHVPLQLRDPNGLAVLAMIVCITPGTAWAEISRDRSILLLHVLEADDPQGVIDHIKAFYERPLMEIFE; this is encoded by the coding sequence ATGAAGCGCCTTTTCCCTGCGCCCCTGCTGTCCGTGCTGCTGTGCCTGGTGTGGCTGCTGCTCAACCGCAGCATCAGCCCGGGCCAGATCATCCTGGGCGTGCTGTTCGGCTTGCTGATTCCTGTGCTGACCCAAGGCCTGCGTCCCCGCTCGGTCAGCATCAAAAAGCCCTGGACCATCATCCGCCTGGGCTTTCGTGTCGCCGCCGATTCGCTGCAATCCAATCGCGCCGTGCTGCGCCTGCTGCTGATGCCCGGCACCCGCAAAAAGCCGGCTGGCTTTGTGCACGTGCCCCTGCAACTGCGCGATCCCAACGGTCTGGCGGTGCTGGCAATGATCGTCTGCATCACGCCGGGCACCGCCTGGGCCGAGATATCGCGTGACCGTTCCATCCTGCTGTTGCACGTGCTGGAGGCGGATGACCCACAGGGCGTTATCGACCACATCAAGGCCTTCTATGAACGGCCCCTCATGGAGATTTTCGAATGA
- a CDS encoding monovalent cation/H+ antiporter subunit D, with the protein MSLMTLTERLMPHLLLAPILLPMLTAALMLTLGEKYQRTKLLMNISSCLIGLVIAMALVKWSNQDGMATSMSVYLSGNWAAPFGIVLVLDRLSALMLLTTSVVALCAVVYSGARWHRVGVHFHPLFQFQMMGLAGAFLTGDLFNLFVFFEIMLAASYGLLLHGSGKSRVQHGLHYIAINLAASSLFLIGVSMLYGITGTLNMADLARIIPSVSSADRGLLHTAAGILATAFLIKAAVWPLNFWLVPAYGSATAPVGAIFALMTKVGIYTIVRLWTLMFSSEAGPSAHFGSAWLILGGLATMLYAAISILGTQRLGYVAGYAAILSAGTLLAAAGFGQNLMTSALLYYMPSSTLAVAALFLVTDLIERWRTTDGASVRFEDEEAPFLTAELLPREGLNLDEDEEVLIGRAIPAAMAFLGLSFMVCTLVISGLPPLSGFIGKFAMLSALLNPLGLGSSAGTQIGWLGWLFMAILIATGLMALTALVRIGIREFWSSISRSTPELKVIEGLPLAILLGCCILMVTHGASVMRFTQRAADNLHSPGNYIRAVLETNPKPSPTAKPVVTPEIPTVLPETGFTAAPDAAIAGGTEP; encoded by the coding sequence ATGTCGCTGATGACGCTGACTGAGCGCCTGATGCCGCACCTGCTGCTGGCACCGATTTTGCTGCCCATGCTGACGGCAGCGCTGATGCTGACGCTGGGCGAGAAGTACCAACGCACCAAACTGCTGATGAACATCAGCTCCTGCCTGATCGGCCTGGTCATCGCCATGGCCCTGGTCAAGTGGAGCAACCAGGATGGCATGGCCACCTCGATGAGCGTTTACCTGTCGGGCAACTGGGCCGCGCCATTTGGCATTGTGCTGGTGCTCGACCGGCTCTCGGCCCTGATGCTGCTGACCACCAGCGTGGTCGCGCTGTGTGCCGTGGTGTATTCCGGCGCGCGCTGGCACCGGGTGGGTGTGCATTTTCACCCGCTGTTCCAGTTCCAGATGATGGGCCTGGCCGGTGCCTTCCTGACCGGTGATCTGTTCAACCTCTTCGTGTTCTTCGAGATCATGCTGGCCGCCTCCTACGGTTTGCTGCTGCACGGCTCGGGCAAATCCCGGGTGCAGCATGGCCTGCACTACATCGCCATCAACCTGGCAGCATCCTCGCTCTTTTTGATCGGCGTGTCGATGCTCTACGGCATCACCGGCACCTTGAACATGGCCGATCTGGCGCGCATCATCCCCAGCGTCAGCAGCGCTGACCGGGGCTTGCTGCACACCGCAGCCGGTATCTTGGCCACGGCCTTTTTGATCAAGGCGGCAGTCTGGCCGCTGAACTTCTGGCTGGTGCCCGCCTATGGCTCGGCCACCGCGCCGGTGGGCGCCATTTTTGCGCTGATGACCAAGGTGGGCATCTATACGATTGTGCGGCTGTGGACCTTGATGTTCAGCAGCGAGGCCGGGCCTTCGGCCCATTTTGGCAGCGCTTGGCTGATCCTGGGCGGGCTGGCCACGATGCTGTACGCGGCGATCTCGATCCTGGGTACGCAGCGCCTGGGCTATGTGGCGGGCTATGCGGCCATATTATCGGCAGGCACCTTGCTCGCCGCTGCTGGCTTTGGCCAGAACCTGATGACCAGCGCCTTGCTCTACTACATGCCCAGCTCCACCTTGGCCGTAGCGGCCCTGTTCCTGGTCACTGACCTGATCGAGCGATGGCGCACCACCGATGGCGCCAGTGTGCGCTTTGAGGATGAGGAGGCGCCGTTTTTGACCGCAGAGCTGCTGCCACGCGAGGGCCTCAACCTCGACGAGGACGAGGAAGTGCTGATTGGCCGGGCCATTCCGGCGGCGATGGCCTTCCTGGGCCTGTCGTTCATGGTCTGCACCCTGGTGATTTCCGGCCTTCCCCCGCTGTCGGGCTTTATCGGCAAATTCGCGATGCTCTCGGCGCTGCTCAATCCGCTGGGCCTGGGCTCGTCGGCGGGCACGCAGATCGGCTGGCTGGGCTGGCTGTTCATGGCCATTTTGATCGCCACGGGCCTGATGGCCTTGACGGCCCTGGTGCGCATCGGCATTCGCGAGTTCTGGTCCAGCATCAGCCGCAGCACGCCCGAGCTCAAGGTGATTGAAGGCCTGCCGCTCGCCATCTTGCTGGGCTGCTGCATTCTGATGGTTACCCATGGCGCCAGTGTGATGCGCTTTACCCAGCGCGCGGCCGACAACCTCCATTCGCCTGGCAACTACATCCGCGCTGTGCTGGAGACCAACCCCAAGCCCTCCCCCACGGCCAAGCCCGTGGTCACGCCCGAGATCCCGACCGTGCTGCCTGAAACTGGCTTTACCGCTGCGCCCGATGCAGCCATCGCCGGAGGTACCGAGCCATGA
- a CDS encoding Na+/H+ antiporter subunit C — MEIVLAIAIGVLTGSGVWLLLRPRTFQIIMGLLLLSYAVNLFIFSMGRVGLAIDREPILQPGVPTDLMHYADPMPQALVLTAIVIGFAMTALFLVVLLASRGMTGTDHVDGSLSNDVQEAP; from the coding sequence ATGGAAATCGTACTGGCCATTGCCATTGGCGTATTGACCGGCTCCGGCGTCTGGCTGTTGCTGCGCCCACGGACGTTTCAGATCATCATGGGTCTGCTCTTGCTGTCGTATGCGGTCAATTTGTTTATCTTCAGCATGGGCCGCGTGGGCCTGGCGATCGACCGCGAGCCGATACTGCAGCCCGGTGTGCCCACCGACCTGATGCATTACGCCGACCCCATGCCGCAGGCCCTGGTGCTGACGGCCATCGTTATCGGTTTTGCGATGACCGCCCTCTTTTTGGTGGTGCTGCTCGCCTCGCGCGGCATGACGGGCACTGACCACGTGGACGGATCCCTTTCCAACGATGTGCAGGAGGCGCCTTGA